One window of Balneolales bacterium ANBcel1 genomic DNA carries:
- a CDS encoding fasciclin domain-containing protein, producing the protein MTRITAFRNLMIIGVSVVLVSGIGTQARAQMETGENIVESIGQFGQIQYFHTLLEDTGLVEKLEGDESYTVLAPTNQAFQEVPSEVMEELVGDVDKMRELIRAHIFPGAVQAGDLAGLDELTSVQGAEYEVVHGEQGISVGGVMMVAADIIATNGVVHATDAVILP; encoded by the coding sequence ATGACTCGTATAACAGCATTCAGAAATCTGATGATAATCGGCGTATCGGTGGTACTTGTTTCAGGAATTGGGACACAGGCACGCGCACAGATGGAGACGGGCGAAAATATTGTCGAGTCGATTGGCCAGTTCGGACAAATTCAGTATTTTCACACCCTCCTGGAGGATACCGGGTTGGTTGAAAAGCTGGAAGGCGATGAGTCCTACACAGTTCTGGCGCCTACCAACCAGGCGTTTCAGGAAGTCCCATCGGAAGTGATGGAGGAGCTTGTCGGAGACGTGGACAAAATGCGGGAACTTATTCGTGCCCATATTTTCCCCGGAGCTGTTCAGGCCGGTGATTTGGCCGGACTTGACGAGCTCACATCCGTGCAGGGTGCCGAGTACGAGGTAGTACATGGAGAGCAGGGCATTTCGGTTGGAGGGGTGATGATGGTCGCGGCTGATATCATCGCCACCAACGGAGTGGTTCACGCAACAGACGCGGTGATTCTCCCCTGA
- a CDS encoding PP2C family protein-serine/threonine phosphatase: MIPVVRNYEWLYPAGLIGMVLFLFLMPQTHPPSFLSRLSDTEEVKETSRLFLEHSGYQLENLESFATFQSNNELIRKQIAHFGKNRFNDFIKNGFLRFIPSYYWQVVWIKTDDTDRPDELSISSSNYKQPVGIVYFKTRHSTDGALLEFEIADALALEAKTASIPETKPSVGDVFTTGEQLSETKSHAILRTSVKHSVWDNHAMRMDSVFLSEIFNSQTTTVRLRPEADIFGHRTQVDLALSEEGRLLGMNQYTTIPESEKPESGEALSVSRIIVYVFGVFLLISLFFRRLFQRLIDLRSSTIYGVTAFGISLLFIAHTLFQVSAFEQIDIQILQVIMMATISILLAGIAGILVFVLSALGESLTREIWPEKLSTLTMLRLGYFREKNVGRSIVTGVLASMMYLGIVSVCYYLFDSSYFNPLGDQFFYSETYLISYWQVLVVGMFWMFLISAGLYSNLISWTAIIKDHQLLLLLVGGILFSLISSLHIESANQLSIFLFGFFPGLAVTRVFLKHDLLTLFVSIFFFVTVWITAEGWLVSGSPDGPLSLSVFLLMGLTGITGLYIVFYGNDQEHIPELTPRYISEIAREQRVQRELEIAHHVHQSFLPVNLPRLDGFEIAANCHAAFDVGGDYYDVIPLDDHRTAFVIGDVSGKGIQAAFYMTMVKGIFHSLVKEMPQPKPLLTRLNQLFYANARRGSFISVCYGLIDNRSGKVTYARAGHNPAILVNAENGKASILRSDGLAIGLTDTPKFKDMLTEMELTLDPGDTLIFYTDGFPEATSPGGEMFGEDRLITEIENAGQIAPDSLIETLNHSITRFTAGTAVGDDMTVVVVQRTKKEPAISK, translated from the coding sequence TTGATACCTGTTGTACGAAATTACGAGTGGCTGTACCCCGCCGGTTTGATCGGAATGGTTCTGTTTCTGTTCCTGATGCCCCAAACCCACCCCCCGTCTTTTCTGTCCCGACTGTCAGACACAGAAGAGGTAAAGGAAACATCCCGGCTGTTTCTGGAACATTCCGGCTATCAATTGGAGAACCTGGAGTCTTTTGCCACTTTCCAGTCCAATAACGAACTCATTCGAAAACAGATTGCACATTTCGGCAAAAACCGCTTCAACGATTTCATCAAAAATGGTTTTCTGAGATTTATCCCCAGTTATTATTGGCAGGTGGTATGGATCAAAACCGATGACACGGACAGGCCGGATGAGCTGAGCATCTCCTCCTCCAACTACAAACAACCCGTCGGCATCGTCTATTTCAAAACCCGACACAGTACGGACGGTGCGCTATTGGAATTTGAGATAGCCGATGCGCTTGCCCTGGAAGCGAAAACAGCCTCAATCCCGGAAACAAAGCCATCGGTTGGCGACGTCTTTACAACCGGCGAACAACTCAGTGAAACAAAATCCCATGCCATCCTACGAACATCTGTAAAACACTCCGTTTGGGACAATCATGCCATGCGAATGGACTCGGTCTTCCTTTCCGAGATCTTCAACAGTCAAACCACAACCGTCCGTTTGCGGCCGGAAGCCGATATCTTCGGCCATCGCACACAAGTTGACCTGGCGCTGTCAGAAGAGGGCCGCCTGCTCGGAATGAATCAGTACACCACAATCCCGGAAAGCGAAAAACCGGAGTCGGGCGAAGCACTGTCGGTATCCAGGATTATTGTCTATGTTTTCGGTGTGTTCCTGCTCATCAGCCTCTTTTTCCGTCGTCTGTTTCAGCGTCTGATCGATCTGAGATCATCCACCATTTATGGGGTGACCGCTTTTGGTATCAGTCTGCTTTTCATCGCCCATACCCTGTTTCAGGTCAGTGCCTTCGAACAGATCGATATCCAGATTCTTCAAGTTATAATGATGGCTACGATTTCTATTCTGCTGGCCGGTATTGCCGGTATTCTGGTCTTCGTACTTTCGGCGCTGGGTGAATCGCTCACCAGGGAGATCTGGCCGGAAAAGCTCAGTACGCTAACCATGTTGAGGCTGGGCTACTTTCGTGAAAAAAATGTCGGGCGATCCATAGTTACGGGTGTTCTGGCCTCCATGATGTACCTGGGCATTGTCTCTGTTTGCTATTACCTGTTCGACAGCAGCTACTTCAACCCTCTGGGCGACCAGTTTTTCTACTCAGAAACCTACTTGATCTCCTACTGGCAGGTATTAGTGGTCGGCATGTTCTGGATGTTTCTGATATCGGCCGGACTCTATTCCAACCTGATTTCCTGGACAGCTATCATAAAAGATCACCAACTACTGCTTTTGCTGGTCGGTGGAATCCTCTTTTCTCTGATCTCCTCCCTCCATATCGAATCTGCCAACCAGCTGAGTATCTTCTTATTTGGCTTTTTCCCGGGGCTTGCCGTTACCCGGGTATTCCTGAAACATGACCTGCTGACCCTTTTTGTATCCATCTTTTTCTTTGTAACGGTCTGGATTACAGCCGAAGGCTGGCTGGTCTCCGGCTCGCCCGATGGTCCACTGAGTTTGTCCGTGTTCCTGCTTATGGGGCTGACCGGAATCACAGGCCTGTATATTGTTTTCTATGGAAACGATCAGGAGCACATTCCGGAACTCACCCCCCGGTATATCAGTGAAATCGCCCGGGAACAACGGGTTCAGCGGGAACTTGAAATTGCCCATCATGTCCATCAATCCTTTCTGCCTGTGAACCTCCCCAGACTGGATGGCTTTGAAATCGCAGCCAACTGCCATGCGGCGTTCGATGTCGGGGGGGATTATTATGATGTGATTCCGCTTGATGATCACCGGACGGCCTTCGTCATCGGGGATGTAAGCGGCAAGGGTATTCAGGCAGCCTTTTACATGACCATGGTGAAGGGCATCTTCCACAGCCTGGTGAAAGAAATGCCGCAGCCGAAGCCACTGCTCACACGCCTTAACCAACTATTCTATGCCAACGCAAGGCGCGGAAGCTTTATCTCGGTCTGTTATGGTCTGATCGATAACCGGTCCGGAAAAGTGACCTATGCGAGGGCCGGCCATAACCCTGCCATTCTGGTGAATGCCGAAAACGGCAAGGCCTCCATACTTCGTTCGGACGGACTGGCCATCGGCCTGACGGACACCCCGAAGTTCAAGGATATGCTCACCGAAATGGAATTGACCCTTGACCCCGGCGACACCCTGATTTTCTACACGGACGGTTTCCCCGAAGCAACCAGCCCGGGAGGAGAAATGTTTGGTGAAGACCGGCTGATTACCGAGATCGAAAATGCCGGTCAGATTGCACCAGATTCGCTGATAGAAACGCTGAACCACTCCATCACCAGATTCACTGCCGGCACGGCTGTTGGCGACGACATGACCGTAGTGGTGGTCCAGCGTACAAAAAAGGAGCCCGCTATTTCGAAATAA
- a CDS encoding 2-dehydropantoate 2-reductase has product MKHILIMGSGAVGGFYGAHLARMEKHEVTFVARGDHLHALQQNGIEITGLTAFRVDGIAAVRDPSDAGAPPDLVVICVKTFDTREAIEQLRPVIGRHTQVLTLQNGLENFELLVDVFGRDRVIRGFCRIGVEVTEPGVIDYRGLSHVCFGEENGASSNRVLQLQKNFEHAGISCEVSKDIRKQAWLKFIWNGIFNMLTGLANVTIDRVFMDEHAYATTWKLFYEMQAVAGASGVTVTDEDGSEIIDGAEELGAFRTSTFQDRQRGKPLEYEAFCGYLVRKADAFKLPVPANRTLLALYRMLPESTGTRG; this is encoded by the coding sequence ATGAAGCATATTTTGATCATGGGCAGCGGTGCTGTCGGCGGTTTTTACGGCGCGCACCTGGCACGGATGGAGAAGCACGAGGTAACGTTTGTCGCGCGTGGGGACCATCTGCATGCACTGCAGCAGAATGGGATCGAAATTACCGGGCTTACAGCGTTTCGGGTGGATGGAATCGCGGCCGTCAGGGATCCCTCGGATGCCGGAGCCCCACCGGATCTGGTAGTTATATGTGTTAAAACGTTTGATACCCGTGAGGCTATTGAGCAGCTGCGTCCGGTCATTGGTCGTCACACACAGGTACTAACGCTTCAAAACGGTCTGGAAAACTTTGAACTTTTGGTGGATGTGTTCGGCCGTGACAGGGTCATCCGCGGATTCTGCAGAATCGGTGTGGAAGTAACAGAACCAGGGGTTATTGATTACCGTGGACTGTCCCATGTCTGCTTCGGTGAGGAGAACGGAGCATCCTCAAATCGTGTGCTGCAGCTTCAGAAAAATTTTGAGCATGCCGGCATCTCCTGTGAAGTGTCCAAAGATATCCGCAAACAGGCCTGGCTCAAGTTTATCTGGAACGGGATTTTCAACATGCTCACCGGCCTTGCCAACGTCACCATCGATCGGGTCTTCATGGACGAGCACGCCTACGCGACCACCTGGAAACTGTTTTACGAAATGCAGGCGGTGGCCGGAGCTTCCGGGGTGACGGTGACCGACGAAGATGGCTCCGAAATTATTGACGGGGCCGAGGAACTGGGAGCGTTCCGGACCTCTACCTTCCAGGATCGTCAGCGCGGAAAGCCGCTGGAATATGAAGCTTTTTGCGGTTATCTGGTCAGAAAGGCGGATGCCTTCAAGCTGCCGGTTCCGGCAAACCGGACGCTGCTGGCACTGTACAGAATGCTGCCGGAATCCACGGGAACCCGCGGCTGA
- a CDS encoding DUF4412 domain-containing protein has protein sequence MPDKRFFIAFATLLLTAAFSIGFAAGPKGASSGKHGTSPPFLTLPAAQPDTLFEGTLHYSLYINDMQQNFTYQIRNGLVRIEIEDRQWGGTLKLLISPEEKRVIVLIDEIQAYSELEFATVAEHGEPFVENLVQFVPTQNRQEIAGVENTEYYLVTEDGGEIRFWSPADSRRYGHFRFPDFGKYIPARLLDQDLSEGLFPFAIYYKDESNTVEIVLQHIEENRLDPGLFSVPATYRNINVAMPDY, from the coding sequence ATGCCGGACAAGCGGTTTTTCATCGCATTCGCCACCCTCTTGCTCACAGCCGCATTCAGTATCGGTTTTGCGGCCGGGCCGAAAGGAGCGTCCTCCGGCAAACATGGCACATCCCCCCCTTTCCTGACCCTGCCCGCGGCACAACCGGATACCCTTTTTGAGGGAACACTCCATTATTCGCTGTATATCAACGACATGCAGCAAAACTTCACCTACCAGATCAGAAATGGCCTGGTACGGATTGAAATAGAGGACCGGCAGTGGGGCGGGACCCTGAAGCTTTTGATTTCTCCGGAAGAGAAACGGGTAATCGTTCTGATTGATGAAATCCAGGCCTATTCCGAGCTCGAGTTTGCCACCGTCGCGGAGCACGGAGAACCATTTGTAGAGAACCTGGTGCAGTTTGTTCCGACACAGAACCGGCAGGAGATAGCAGGCGTTGAAAACACCGAGTACTATCTTGTAACTGAAGACGGTGGTGAGATCCGTTTCTGGTCACCGGCCGATTCCAGGCGCTACGGCCACTTCCGGTTTCCCGATTTCGGAAAATACATCCCCGCCCGATTGCTGGATCAGGATCTTTCTGAGGGGCTTTTCCCATTTGCCATTTACTACAAGGATGAAAGCAACACCGTTGAAATCGTTTTGCAGCATATTGAAGAGAACAGGCTGGATCCGGGACTTTTTTCTGTTCCTGCCACCTATCGGAACATCAACGTGGCCATGCCTGATTACTGA
- a CDS encoding isocitrate/isopropylmalate family dehydrogenase, with amino-acid sequence MHNIVLIEGDGIGPEISRSVLRIFEAAGITNINWIPASAGMKAFEEEGNPLPDETVDLIDKHKVALKGPLTTPVGSGFRSVNVALRQKFDLYSNIRPAKTLPGVPTRFGNVDLVTFRENTQGMYSGIERYVGDSVDHAESVAVVTRSASERIIRAAFDYAVKHERTRVALIHKANIMKYTSGLFLKVGQEISKEYPDIVFNDMIVDNTAMQMVLRPEIFDVIVTTNLFGDILSDLASGLVGGLGVTGSANMGDKHAIFEAVHGSAPDIAGQGKANPTALLLSALMLLEHIGEFDGAEKIRRALFKALPDPNVVTGDLGGKGNTKVFTEAVISFL; translated from the coding sequence ATGCACAATATTGTACTTATAGAAGGAGACGGTATCGGCCCGGAGATTTCGCGGTCGGTCTTGCGTATTTTTGAAGCCGCCGGTATTACCAATATCAACTGGATTCCCGCCAGTGCGGGGATGAAAGCGTTCGAAGAAGAGGGAAATCCCCTGCCTGACGAAACGGTTGACCTGATCGACAAGCACAAAGTGGCACTGAAAGGCCCACTTACCACCCCGGTGGGGAGCGGGTTCCGATCGGTCAATGTCGCGCTGCGTCAGAAATTTGATCTCTACAGCAATATCCGTCCGGCAAAAACACTGCCGGGGGTACCTACCCGTTTCGGGAATGTCGACCTGGTCACATTTCGGGAAAACACCCAGGGGATGTATTCCGGAATCGAGAGATATGTGGGAGACAGTGTGGATCATGCCGAATCGGTGGCGGTCGTCACACGTTCCGCCAGTGAGCGGATCATCCGGGCCGCATTTGACTACGCCGTAAAGCATGAGCGCACACGTGTCGCGCTGATCCACAAGGCCAACATCATGAAATACACCAGCGGGCTGTTTCTGAAAGTGGGTCAGGAGATATCAAAAGAATACCCGGACATCGTATTCAACGATATGATCGTGGACAACACCGCCATGCAGATGGTGCTGAGGCCCGAAATTTTTGATGTGATTGTCACTACGAATCTGTTCGGGGATATTTTGTCGGATCTGGCATCCGGACTGGTTGGCGGACTCGGTGTCACCGGATCGGCGAACATGGGCGACAAACATGCCATTTTCGAGGCTGTGCATGGATCCGCACCGGACATTGCGGGACAGGGTAAGGCCAACCCCACAGCTCTGCTGCTCTCGGCGCTCATGCTGTTGGAGCACATCGGTGAGTTTGACGGCGCTGAAAAAATACGCCGGGCCCTCTTTAAGGCACTACCCGACCCAAATGTCGTTACCGGTGACCTTGGAGGCAAAGGCAATACCAAAGTGTTCACCGAAGCGGTGATCTCATTTTTATAG
- a CDS encoding metallophosphoesterase: MILGIISDTHDHVKNITRAVSLFRNREAGRILHAGDFCSPFTVPLFKGYEMDAVLGNNDGDHYRLIGKFRENNIRLHNEFFETEIDGCRIALYHGTQPAITAALTRCGSYDLVVSGHTHQVVDEMVGETRLLNPGSAHGFEAVATVALFNTISREAEILTL, encoded by the coding sequence ATGATACTTGGCATTATTTCCGACACCCATGACCATGTGAAGAATATTACCAGGGCGGTTTCGCTGTTCCGCAACCGGGAAGCGGGAAGAATCCTGCATGCCGGTGATTTCTGCAGCCCGTTTACAGTCCCGCTCTTCAAGGGATATGAGATGGATGCCGTTTTGGGTAATAATGACGGAGACCACTACCGGCTGATCGGCAAGTTCCGGGAGAACAACATCCGGTTGCACAATGAGTTCTTCGAGACGGAAATTGACGGTTGCCGTATCGCACTTTATCACGGGACCCAGCCGGCGATAACCGCAGCCCTGACCCGATGCGGTTCGTATGATCTGGTTGTGAGCGGCCATACACACCAGGTGGTCGACGAAATGGTGGGCGAAACACGGCTGCTGAATCCGGGCTCCGCACATGGCTTCGAGGCAGTTGCCACGGTCGCCCTTTTCAATACGATATCCCGCGAAGCGGAAATACTGACGCTGTAA
- a CDS encoding response regulator: MLDREKILVVEQVEEDAQKICRGLAEKGYEVLGPTADFEQAVSIAREQEPGLILINLHLGSERGGIEVVREIQVRQDIPVIYISVPIDKKTCDEAKESRPYGYITKPFEIQELYSSIEVALFKHKNERETVRAKNILSATLQSIGEAVVTTDSDLMVTYANPMAASLFGVPEGGLNGRNIESLCSFFQGRELDELQLSVQEISHSGSRRFLPDEVYVKNIKGEMIPVSGSFSPIADENREPAGVVLVLQDKTRQHREEGAARLRDRLEKAGNEIRSLLIRDELPDFISILGILARALNADRAYIGLYSPGKSLKQSQLDTIEWVRSDSKEVFPPLNAASNTFGSWWHQGLYDGKILFFGDVGKMPEAAQPEKGYFKRQGVKSLAVIPFRSEETRCYGFIGVDWIAGQYRISEPETSMLEMMSEFITSNMVRVRAEEKLRDSESRFRTLIQRSSDITTVLDENRRFVFLSPSVQKIMGYEPGELLGKDVFDFVHEEDKAHLLGVFNKLLKNPSDDLVVESRFRHKKGHWIFLESMGSNLVENPAIHGIVVNSRDVTDRKRVESELIRARDAAEEMNRVKTAMLANMSHEMRTPLTGVLGFASILESDLPAGDAREMATRIHTSGRRLLETIESILDLAKLESEKLDIQLEEVNIIDEVRRAMEAHNRFARQKGLDFEFRSDFDELYIEIDRQLFSRVMYNLFSNAFKYTDEGEISVQVSQFKKRNQKWVQIDVQDTGIGISQEFLPRVFDEFQQESTGLSRKFEGSGLGLTITRRLVEIMGGVIMANSKKGEGSIFTVQLPLKEDVQYAPSTPASEAVDRLREPSDKPQVLVVEDDFDSSVIVKFYLGKEYQVKTVESGEKALEVMSSNHFHLIILDISLGAGMDGVATLKAIRANPHWADIPVVALTAHALGGDAEYYLKQGFTEYLAKPFKKLELLKVVQKHI; this comes from the coding sequence ATGCTGGATCGAGAAAAAATTCTTGTCGTTGAGCAGGTTGAGGAGGATGCTCAAAAAATTTGCCGTGGATTGGCAGAAAAGGGATACGAGGTTTTGGGACCGACAGCAGATTTTGAACAAGCTGTCTCAATCGCCAGGGAGCAGGAACCGGGCCTCATTTTGATTAACCTGCATCTGGGAAGTGAACGCGGGGGTATTGAAGTGGTCCGGGAAATCCAGGTCCGGCAGGATATTCCTGTTATTTACATTTCTGTGCCCATTGACAAAAAAACGTGCGATGAGGCCAAAGAGAGCAGACCCTACGGGTATATTACCAAGCCATTTGAAATACAGGAACTGTATAGCAGTATCGAGGTAGCTCTGTTCAAGCATAAAAATGAACGGGAGACGGTTCGAGCCAAAAACATTCTTTCTGCGACTCTTCAAAGTATTGGTGAAGCAGTGGTTACGACCGACTCCGACTTGATGGTTACCTATGCCAATCCCATGGCCGCCTCCCTGTTCGGTGTGCCGGAAGGTGGGCTGAATGGCAGGAATATTGAATCACTCTGTTCATTTTTCCAGGGCCGGGAGCTGGATGAACTGCAACTTTCGGTTCAGGAGATTTCACATTCCGGGTCACGGAGGTTTTTACCGGATGAGGTATACGTGAAAAATATTAAAGGGGAAATGATTCCTGTTAGCGGGTCGTTTTCGCCGATAGCGGATGAAAATCGGGAGCCGGCAGGTGTTGTTTTAGTACTTCAGGACAAGACGCGACAGCATCGGGAAGAGGGGGCCGCCAGGTTGCGGGATCGTCTTGAAAAGGCCGGTAATGAAATCCGGTCACTGCTAATCCGCGATGAGCTGCCGGATTTTATCTCCATCCTTGGGATTTTGGCAAGAGCATTGAATGCCGATAGGGCGTATATCGGCCTGTACTCTCCAGGCAAGTCACTCAAGCAGAGTCAACTGGATACGATTGAGTGGGTCAGAAGCGATTCGAAGGAGGTGTTTCCACCGCTAAATGCCGCATCAAATACCTTCGGAAGCTGGTGGCATCAGGGTCTTTATGACGGCAAGATACTTTTTTTCGGTGACGTCGGGAAAATGCCGGAAGCGGCACAACCGGAGAAGGGATATTTCAAGCGTCAGGGTGTCAAGTCGCTTGCAGTTATACCGTTCCGGTCAGAAGAAACCAGATGCTACGGATTTATCGGCGTTGACTGGATTGCCGGGCAATACCGGATCAGTGAGCCCGAGACAAGCATGCTGGAAATGATGTCGGAGTTTATTACTTCGAATATGGTTCGTGTTCGGGCCGAAGAAAAACTGCGTGACAGTGAAAGCCGGTTCCGGACTCTGATTCAGCGCAGTTCCGATATCACAACGGTACTGGATGAGAACAGACGTTTTGTTTTTCTGAGCCCTTCGGTTCAAAAAATCATGGGATATGAGCCCGGCGAACTGCTGGGGAAAGATGTTTTTGACTTCGTTCATGAGGAGGACAAGGCTCATCTGCTGGGAGTTTTCAACAAGCTGCTGAAGAATCCATCCGACGATCTGGTGGTTGAATCTCGCTTCCGACACAAAAAAGGGCACTGGATTTTTCTGGAATCCATGGGAAGCAACCTGGTTGAGAATCCGGCAATTCACGGCATTGTAGTCAATTCCAGGGATGTTACGGATCGCAAGCGCGTGGAGTCGGAACTGATTCGGGCAAGGGACGCCGCCGAGGAGATGAATCGCGTGAAAACAGCCATGCTGGCCAATATGAGTCATGAAATGCGGACACCGCTCACCGGAGTGCTGGGTTTTGCCAGTATCCTTGAATCGGACCTTCCCGCAGGGGATGCACGGGAAATGGCTACAAGGATTCATACGAGCGGGCGTCGATTGCTGGAGACGATTGAGTCGATCCTGGATCTGGCCAAACTGGAATCCGAAAAACTGGATATTCAGCTTGAGGAGGTCAATATCATAGATGAAGTCAGGCGGGCCATGGAGGCGCATAATCGTTTCGCCCGTCAGAAGGGGCTGGACTTTGAATTTCGGTCAGATTTCGATGAACTCTATATTGAGATTGATCGGCAGCTGTTCAGCCGGGTAATGTACAACCTGTTTTCGAATGCCTTCAAGTACACGGATGAGGGAGAAATATCCGTCCAGGTCTCGCAGTTCAAGAAACGGAATCAGAAGTGGGTTCAGATCGATGTGCAGGACACGGGGATTGGCATCTCCCAGGAATTTCTGCCACGTGTTTTTGATGAGTTTCAACAGGAGAGTACCGGTCTTTCCCGCAAATTTGAGGGAAGCGGCCTGGGCCTGACCATCACAAGGAGGCTGGTCGAAATTATGGGCGGGGTAATTATGGCCAACAGCAAAAAGGGCGAAGGATCCATCTTTACCGTCCAGCTGCCACTAAAGGAGGATGTCCAGTATGCTCCGTCGACTCCTGCGAGCGAGGCCGTCGACCGACTGCGAGAACCATCCGACAAGCCTCAGGTTCTGGTGGTTGAAGATGATTTCGACAGCTCGGTTATCGTCAAATTCTATCTGGGAAAGGAGTACCAGGTCAAAACGGTGGAGTCCGGGGAAAAGGCACTGGAAGTGATGAGCTCCAACCACTTCCATCTGATTATTCTGGATATCAGCCTGGGTGCCGGTATGGATGGCGTGGCTACCCTCAAAGCTATCCGGGCCAACCCCCACTGGGCGGATATCCCCGTGGTGGCATTAACGGCGCATGCGCTTGGCGGCGATGCCGAGTATTATCTGAAACAAGGGTTTACAGAATATCTGGCCAAGCCGTTCAAAAAGCTGGAGCTGCTGAAAGTGGTGCAAAAGCACATCTGA
- a CDS encoding DUF3347 domain-containing protein: MYKVSMLAGITLLVFACGNEEHHHAHDAEAPSEMQNQQPGNGAANIGDSETVVSPEAMAVFDEVLESYLRVSEALTASDPETAAEHSEQMNGHVRNFMQQEFEPAIRAELGLWGVDLLEASDHIGSGSDVEEQRKAFLDLSDTMIAMVDAIGHSRNALYHQRCPMVNGGNGDWLSTEERIWNPYHGDRMMHCGSTIRSL; this comes from the coding sequence ATGTATAAAGTATCCATGTTAGCGGGAATCACACTGCTGGTTTTCGCCTGCGGCAACGAAGAGCATCACCATGCACATGACGCCGAAGCCCCGTCCGAAATGCAAAACCAGCAGCCGGGAAATGGAGCTGCAAATATCGGCGATTCGGAAACGGTTGTTTCCCCCGAAGCCATGGCCGTATTTGATGAAGTGCTGGAGTCCTATTTGCGTGTTTCGGAGGCACTGACAGCATCGGATCCGGAGACGGCAGCAGAACACTCGGAACAGATGAATGGTCATGTCCGCAATTTCATGCAGCAGGAGTTCGAGCCCGCCATACGTGCCGAACTGGGGTTATGGGGTGTTGATCTGCTGGAAGCAAGCGATCACATTGGTTCAGGGTCGGATGTTGAAGAGCAGCGGAAGGCGTTTCTGGATCTGTCCGATACGATGATTGCCATGGTGGATGCAATCGGGCACAGCCGAAACGCCCTTTACCATCAGCGGTGTCCGATGGTCAACGGTGGAAACGGCGACTGGCTGAGTACCGAGGAGCGGATTTGGAATCCCTACCACGGAGACCGCATGATGCACTGCGGATCAACCATCCGCAGTTTGTAG